Within the Candidatus Flexicrinis proximus genome, the region ACCTGCTCGACAAGGTGGTCGAGGCGCTGGGCAAAGGCGACTGGCTGGACGAGGAAAACCCGGACGACGATCATCTGAAGATCGCCATCGTCGGGCGCCCCAACGCCGGAAAGTCGACGATCGTCAACAAACTGATCGGCGAAGAACGGGTGATCGTCAGCCCGATTGCCGGGACGACGCGCGATGCGATCGACACCGACATCACATGGCACGGCGAGAAGGTCACGCTGATCGACACGGCGGGCATCCGGCGGCGCGGCAGGATCGAGCCCGGCGTCGAGCAATTCAGCGTGATCCGCGCGATGAACGCCATCGAACGGGCAGACCTGGCACTGCTGATCGTCGATGCCGAGCAGGGCGTGACCGAGCAGGACGAACACATCGCCGGTTACGTGATCGAGGAATTCAAGTCGCTGGTGATCGTCGTCAACAAGTGGGACGCGGTGGCCAAAGACTCGAACACGATCCTGTCGTTCACGGAGACGGTGCGCGAACGCCTGCACTTTGTGCCGTATGCGCCGCTGATCTTCATCAGCGCGTTGAGCGGTCAGCGCATCCATCAGGTGCTGGAAGTCGCCAACCGCGTGTATGAGGCGCGGCATTTCCGCGTCCCGACGAGCGAACTCAACAAAATCCTGCGCGAAGCCGTGCAGCGCCACCCGCCCCCGATGAAAGGCACGCGCCGGCTGAAGCTGTATTTTGCGACGCAGGTGCGGACGGCCCCGCCGATCATCCTGGTACACGTCAACGACCGCACGCTGATCCACTTCACATACAAACGGTTCCTGGAAAACCGGATCCGCGAGAAGTTCGAATTTGAAGGCACGCCGATGCGGCTGAGCTTCCGCGCGTCGGAAAACAGCCCCAAGCGCGACGGCGTGGAGGTCAAGATCACGCGCGACGACAGCGGGATGGACGAAGCCGAGGAATTCAGCGCGCTGGATATGGGCGCGATGGAGCCGGAGGGGATGTTCAAATTCGACCCCAGCGCGCATGAGGAAGACACCGACAGCGACGGCTTCTATGCCGACGAGGACAAGGCGTGACCGGTCCGATCAAGATCGTCCGTATCATCTCACGGCTGAACATCGGCGGGCCGGCCATTCACGTCTCCCTGCTGACGGCGCGGATGAACAACGCGGACTTCGAAAGCACCCTGGTCACCGGCAACATCGGCGGCGACGAGGGCGATATGAGTTACTACGCGGCGGACCACGGCGTGACGCCGCTGATCATCGCCGAACTGGGCCGCGAACTCCACCCGCTGCGCGACATGCGCACGCTGTGGAAGGTCTACCGCCTGCTGCGCCGCGAGAAGCCGGATGTGGTGCATACACATACGGCCAAAGCCGGATTCATCGGGCGGTGGGCAGCATGGATGGCGGGCGTGCCGGTGATCGTGCATACCTTCCACGGCCACGTCTTCCACGGGTACTTCGGCGCGACGAAGACGCGGCTGTTCATCTTTCTCGAACGCCAATCGAGCCGGATCACCGATACGGTGCTGACGCTGACGCAGAGCCTGCGGCGAGAGCTGGCTGAGACTTACCGCGTGGCGCGCACCGAGAAGATCACCGTGCTGCCGCTCGGGCTGGACCTGGGGGCATTCGCCGCCGCGAAACGCAAGTCCGGCACGTTCCGCGCACAGTACGACATCCCGGCCGACGCGCCGCTGGTGGGAATCGCCGGACGAATGGTGCCGGTGAAGAACCACGCGCTGTTCCTGGAGGCCGCCGCGCAGGTACGCGCCGCACGGCCGGACGCGCGCTTTGTGATGATCGGCGACGGCGAACTACGCGACGCCCTGGAGCGGCAGATCGACAACCTCGGGCTGCGCGGGTTCGTCAAGATCACCGGCTGGTACAGCGAAATGGCAAGCGCATACGCCGATATGGATGTGTTCGCGCTGAGCAGCATCAACGAAGGGACGCCGGTGACGGTGATCGAGGCGCTGGCCGCCGGGTGCCCGGTGGTGGCGACGCATGTGGGCGGCCTGCCCGACCTGCTGGAAGGCGGACGGTACGGCACGCTGGTGTCGAGCGGAAACGCACACGCGCTGGCGCAGGCTATTTTGACGACGCTGGACTCTCCTCCCGATTCATCGGCGGCACAAGCGGCGATGCTGAACCAATACGGCATCGACCGGCTGGTGAGCGACCTGAGCGCACTGTATAAGGGCTTGCTGGCGAAGAAACGCAAATGATTACCCCTCCCCTAACTGTCACCCCGATCACCCGCGAGTTTGTGCGCGAAATCCTGACGTGGCGGTATGCGCCGCCGTACGACGTGTACGATCTGAACGTCGCGCCGGAAAACGTCGAGACTGAAATCGCCTACTTCATGGCGCCGGAGACTCGCTTCCAGCAGATCGAGCGCGACGGCGAGCCGATCGCGGCGTTTTCGCTGGGGGACGACGGACAGGTCCCCGGCGGTGATTACAGTGCCCCGGCCCTCGATATCGGGATGGGGCTGCGGCCCGACCTGACCGGACAAGGCCTGGGAAGAACGCTGGTGGAAACCGTGACCGCTTACGCGATCCAGTCCGATAATCCCCCTGCCCTGCGCGTCACGGTCGCGGCGTTCAACGCACGCGCGCTGCGGGTATGGAGCGGCGCCGGATTCGAAGAAGCGAGCCGCTTCAACGCCGAGCATAACGGCCTGCCGTTTGTCATAATGGTGCGCGACCTGTCACACTCCAAATCCTGACGTGCCGCCGGTTCGATCTGACGCCGCGTGCCGGGAACGACACAAAAAAGGCGTTTCGAGATGACTCCCCTCTTTCGCTACAGTCCTGAGATTCTCAAGACGTATCCAAACATTGCCGGCGGCGTGATTCACGCGCCACAGGTTATCAACGGTCCGACACCGCCCGCTCTGCTCGAACTTTACAGATCCGAGCAGCAGGCCGTCACGCTGAGCCTTGGCGACCGCCCGCTCAGCGAACTGCCCTCGCTGGCCGCATGGCGCGCGGCGTTTCGCAAATTCGGCGTTGACCCGACCGGATACCGGAGCGCGGCCGAGTCGCTGCTGCGGCGGCTGACCAAGAAGGGCGACATCCCATCGATCAATACGCTGGTCGACATCGGCAACCTGGTCAGCATCCGCTACGCGCTGCCGGTGGCGATCTTCGACCTGCGCGGAATCAAAGGCGGGATCGACGTCCGGTTTTCCGATGGGCGCGAGCGATTCACGCCGCTTGAGTCGCCGGAAGCGGAAGTTCCCGAAGCAGGCGAAGTTGTGTTTGCCGATGCGAACGACGTGGCGTGCGCGCGGCGCTGGTGCTGGCGGCAGAGCAAAGAAAGCGCTGCACGCGAGGATACGACCGCCGTGCTGATCACGGTCGAGGCCCACCACGCGGACGGGCGACGCGATATCGAAGCAGCGATGGCAGACCTGAGCGCCCTGCTGGGCCAGTTTGCCCCAGGTCCACGCAGCAGCGCAGTGGTCGACGCCGGGAACCCGGTTTTCGCGCTGTAGAGCGAATTATGCATTTCTGTTTGCGGAGACGCTGCCTCCCATCTCTGCGAGGGACTTGCGAACCCAACCCCTCAGACAGCGGTCGCCACAGACTGCGTTTTCGTGTTCGACCTCCGACACTATTGCGGACGATATCTGTCAGCGTTAAAGGCGTAGACTGGCACGGTCAGCGCATTCGTTACAGACGGTCACCAGCATAGCACGGAGTCGAGCCGCGAAGAGAAACAAATGTTCGAACATTTGTACGAACATTTGTTCGAACAGATTTTGAGGGGAGAAACGCGCAAAACCGAACGGTATCTGGCGCCGAAGACCGACCTAAACGACGGCGATAGATGTGTTATACCACTCGACCGTCTCGCGCAGGCCTTCATCGAAGCTGACCTCGGCTTCGAAGCCAAAGGCGGCTTTGGCGCGACTGACATCGACATTGCGGCGAGGCTGTCCGTTCGGTTTGGAGGTATCCCAGACGATGGTGCCTTTGAAGCCGACCAGCGCCTGAATCTTGGTGGCAAGATCGCGGATGCTGATCTCGATACCGCTGCCGATGTTGACCGGCTCCGGCGAGTCGTAATAGGCGGCCGCGAGAGCGATACCGCGGGCGGCGTCTTTGACGTAGACAAATTCGCGGGTCGGGCTGCCATCACCCCAGAGGGTTACGGTAGCGCTGCCGGCGTTCCTGGCCTCGCTCATCTTGCGGACCAACGCGGGGATAACGTGTGAAGTCTCCAGATCGAAGTTGTCACCCGGGCCATAGAGATTGGTCGGCATGAGGTGGATGGCGGGATAGCCGTATTCCTGGCGGTAGGTCTGGCCCTGGACCATGAGGAGCTTTTTGACGAGGCCGTAGGGCGCGTTGGTCTCTTCGGGATAGCCGTTCCAGAGGTCGTCTTCCTTGAAGGGAATCGGCGTGAATTTCGGATAGGCGCAGATGGTGCCAACCCCGACAAAGCGCGGAATGTGATGCCGGTAGGCCAGGTCGAGGATATAGGTTCCCATCATGAGGTTGTCGTAATAGAACTGGGCGGGGTGGGCGCGGTTGGCGCCGATGCCGCCGACCTTGGCCGCAAGGTGGATGACCATGGTGGTATCGGCGTGGTCGGTATACAGGCGCCCGACGGCTTCCGGCAGGCGCAGGTCGTACTGAGCGCTGCGCGGCACGATGATTTCACCCGCCCCAAGCGACTCCAGATGCTTCACCAGATGGCTGCCTAGAAAACCGGAGCCTCCAGTCACGATCACCTTTTGCGCGGCCCAATTGAAGGTCATACCTGTATCCCTTTTCCACTGCACACTACGCAAATTATACGCTACGAGTCGGATTTGACCCGGTAACGGTAGCGGTATGATTCCGAAAAACCACAGCGGGCATAGACGCGCTGGGCAACGGCATTGCCGCCAGAGACGGATAGAATAACAGTATGGGCGCCGTGCTGAACAGCGTGACGTTGAAGCGCGCGCACGACGGCCTCGGCATAGCCGCGACCACGGAAGACGGGATGCGTGGCCATGTTGTAGATGCCGGCGACCTCGCGGCTGCGGGAAGTCAGGCCGACGGCAGCGATGCGGCCATCGACGACCACCGAGGCGAAACAGCGCTGCCCCGGCGTGGCCGAGAGGAGCTGCTTGTAGGTGTCGCGCTGGTGGATGCGCGAGGGCTGCGCCTCGAAATAGGCGTCGATCCAGGCGTCGTAGAAAGTCTCGCTGAGCGTAACATCGGTCGGGCCGGCGTCCGGTGCAGCCGAGAGGTGCGCGGACATCACCAGCGAAGGCTCGAAGATGGCATAGCCGGCAGATTCCAGGGCTTTGTCGAGGGCCGGAGGGTTCGAGGCGTCGGTGAGCTTGAAAGTCGGCTTGAGGCCGCGGGCGGCGTACTCGTTTTCGCAGTAAGCGATCTTGCGATCGACATCGTAGGTTGAGCGGTACAGCGGATAGACGGAGTTGGCGCGATTGGTGCAGCCGGCGGCGAAGCGCAGGAGCCAACCATCGTAGGGTATAGTTTCCAGTGCAGGCCACGTCCGACAGGTATACTCTTCGAGTGTTACGATGGTCATCGACAGGTCTCCTAGACGCCGGATAAGTGTATGACGCACGCCGCCTCAACGCTAGCCCTTCGCAGCCGCACCGTCCGCCTGTACGCGGCTGCGCTGGTCTGTTTCGGGGCCGGCCTATTGATTCTGATTACGGCAGGGCTGCCTGACCGCACAAGCGCGACGGCGTTGGCGCTCCCGGCGGAGGGCCGCGCGGTCGCAGCGGAAGCCGGTGCATTGGCGCCGCCGGTGGTCCTGACTTCGAGCGACGGCCAGACGATCTCTCTGGACGAACTGCGCGGGCAGGTGGTCGTGCTCAATTTCTGGGCGACGTGGTGCGCGCCATGCCGTGTGGAGATGCCGGAGCTGCAAAAGGTCTCTGAGAAACTCACCGGACAAGTCACCGTGTTGGGCATAAACACCGGCGAGCCGGCAGACCAGGTACGCGCATGGGGAGATCGGTAT harbors:
- the der gene encoding ribosome biogenesis GTPase Der, which codes for MPRKPLIALVGRPNVGKSALFNRLVGERLAVTNPIPGTTRDRLFGESYWNGIQFRVVDTGGIEVYQPKGTRDENPLSEGSVEFIPLIRRQALIAIDQADVVVLVVDIHHGVTAADQEIAEILRRTNKPIIIAANKADDMRSNDNAMDFYALGLGEVVACSAVHGVGVGDLLDKVVEALGKGDWLDEENPDDDHLKIAIVGRPNAGKSTIVNKLIGEERVIVSPIAGTTRDAIDTDITWHGEKVTLIDTAGIRRRGRIEPGVEQFSVIRAMNAIERADLALLIVDAEQGVTEQDEHIAGYVIEEFKSLVIVVNKWDAVAKDSNTILSFTETVRERLHFVPYAPLIFISALSGQRIHQVLEVANRVYEARHFRVPTSELNKILREAVQRHPPPMKGTRRLKLYFATQVRTAPPIILVHVNDRTLIHFTYKRFLENRIREKFEFEGTPMRLSFRASENSPKRDGVEVKITRDDSGMDEAEEFSALDMGAMEPEGMFKFDPSAHEEDTDSDGFYADEDKA
- a CDS encoding glycosyltransferase family 4 protein; translation: MTGPIKIVRIISRLNIGGPAIHVSLLTARMNNADFESTLVTGNIGGDEGDMSYYAADHGVTPLIIAELGRELHPLRDMRTLWKVYRLLRREKPDVVHTHTAKAGFIGRWAAWMAGVPVIVHTFHGHVFHGYFGATKTRLFIFLERQSSRITDTVLTLTQSLRRELAETYRVARTEKITVLPLGLDLGAFAAAKRKSGTFRAQYDIPADAPLVGIAGRMVPVKNHALFLEAAAQVRAARPDARFVMIGDGELRDALERQIDNLGLRGFVKITGWYSEMASAYADMDVFALSSINEGTPVTVIEALAAGCPVVATHVGGLPDLLEGGRYGTLVSSGNAHALAQAILTTLDSPPDSSAAQAAMLNQYGIDRLVSDLSALYKGLLAKKRK
- a CDS encoding GNAT family N-acetyltransferase, whose translation is MITPPLTVTPITREFVREILTWRYAPPYDVYDLNVAPENVETEIAYFMAPETRFQQIERDGEPIAAFSLGDDGQVPGGDYSAPALDIGMGLRPDLTGQGLGRTLVETVTAYAIQSDNPPALRVTVAAFNARALRVWSGAGFEEASRFNAEHNGLPFVIMVRDLSHSKS
- a CDS encoding GDP-L-fucose synthase, which codes for MTFNWAAQKVIVTGGSGFLGSHLVKHLESLGAGEIIVPRSAQYDLRLPEAVGRLYTDHADTTMVIHLAAKVGGIGANRAHPAQFYYDNLMMGTYILDLAYRHHIPRFVGVGTICAYPKFTPIPFKEDDLWNGYPEETNAPYGLVKKLLMVQGQTYRQEYGYPAIHLMPTNLYGPGDNFDLETSHVIPALVRKMSEARNAGSATVTLWGDGSPTREFVYVKDAARGIALAAAYYDSPEPVNIGSGIEISIRDLATKIQALVGFKGTIVWDTSKPNGQPRRNVDVSRAKAAFGFEAEVSFDEGLRETVEWYNTSIAVV
- a CDS encoding GNAT family N-acetyltransferase, encoding MTIVTLEEYTCRTWPALETIPYDGWLLRFAAGCTNRANSVYPLYRSTYDVDRKIAYCENEYAARGLKPTFKLTDASNPPALDKALESAGYAIFEPSLVMSAHLSAAPDAGPTDVTLSETFYDAWIDAYFEAQPSRIHQRDTYKQLLSATPGQRCFASVVVDGRIAAVGLTSRSREVAGIYNMATHPVFRGRGYAEAVVRALQRHAVQHGAHTVILSVSGGNAVAQRVYARCGFSESYRYRYRVKSDS
- a CDS encoding TlpA family protein disulfide reductase; the protein is MTHAASTLALRSRTVRLYAAALVCFGAGLLILITAGLPDRTSATALALPAEGRAVAAEAGALAPPVVLTSSDGQTISLDELRGQVVVLNFWATWCAPCRVEMPELQKVSEKLTGQVTVLGINTGEPADQVRAWGDRYGLTFPLLLDTEGTAARDYRLRGQPTTVIVAPDGVIHAILYGPVDAASMEQTITSLLNPSTERTAP